In a genomic window of Alphaproteobacteria bacterium:
- the fabI gene encoding enoyl-ACP reductase FabI produces the protein MSEVLKGKRGLIMGVANERSIAWGIAEEAMNHGAELAFTFQGEALEKRVRPLAEKAGSKIVLPCDVTDEASVDAVFKALEKEWGQLDFLVHAIAFSDKNELDGLYLNTTRGNFLRTMDISVYSFTSVAQKAYPLMKEKGGSLLTLTYYGAERVMPHYNVMGVAKAALEASVRYLAADIGKDNIRVNAISAGPIKTLAASGIGDFRYILKWNEFNSPLRRNVTINDVGKAGLFLLSDLGSGVTGEVLHVDAGYHTVGMVAVDSAAQTAELLQGIAPKSSEEAA, from the coding sequence ATGAGTGAAGTTTTGAAAGGAAAACGCGGCCTGATTATGGGGGTTGCGAACGAGCGTTCGATTGCCTGGGGAATCGCAGAGGAGGCGATGAATCATGGGGCGGAACTGGCTTTTACTTTTCAGGGTGAGGCGCTGGAGAAGCGTGTGCGGCCCCTGGCGGAGAAGGCCGGGTCCAAGATCGTCCTGCCGTGCGATGTGACCGACGAGGCGAGCGTGGATGCCGTCTTCAAGGCGCTTGAGAAAGAGTGGGGGCAGCTGGATTTTCTTGTTCATGCCATCGCTTTTTCCGATAAGAATGAGCTGGACGGTCTTTATCTGAACACCACTCGCGGAAATTTCCTGCGGACCATGGATATTTCGGTTTATTCCTTTACCTCCGTCGCACAGAAGGCCTATCCACTCATGAAGGAGAAGGGGGGGAGCCTTTTGACCCTGACCTATTACGGGGCGGAGCGCGTGATGCCGCATTATAATGTGATGGGTGTTGCGAAGGCGGCTCTGGAAGCCTCCGTGCGTTATCTGGCTGCCGATATCGGCAAAGATAATATCCGGGTCAATGCTATTTCCGCCGGGCCGATCAAGACGCTGGCCGCCAGCGGGATCGGCGATTTCCGGTATATCCTGAAATGGAACGAGTTCAATTCGCCGTTGCGGCGGAATGTTACGATCAACGATGTCGGCAAGGCGGGCCTGTTCCTGCTCTCCGATCTGGGCAGCGGGGTGACGGGCGAGGTTCTGCACGTCGATGCCGGGTATCACACGGTGGGGATGGTGGCGGTGGATTCCGCCGCGCAGACGGCCGAGCTTCTGCAGGGAATCGCGCCTAAATCCTCGGAGGAGGCCGCGTAA
- a CDS encoding hotdog fold thioesterase: MIWFKSYSVEYLEGLRNANMGTHIGIQFTEIGEDYLCARMPVDKRTTQPFGILHGGASCVLSETLGSVAAWMCIDPDKDRAVGLEINANHIRAVTEGFVVGKCSPLHIGRRTHVWQTDITEEGTGKRVAISRLTVAIIEQGTLSAQKEKVIVK; this comes from the coding sequence ATGATCTGGTTCAAATCCTATAGCGTCGAATATCTGGAAGGTTTGCGGAACGCGAATATGGGGACGCATATCGGGATTCAATTCACTGAAATAGGCGAGGATTATCTTTGCGCGCGGATGCCTGTGGACAAGCGGACCACGCAGCCGTTCGGAATCCTGCATGGCGGGGCGAGTTGCGTTCTGTCCGAAACGTTGGGCAGCGTGGCGGCGTGGATGTGCATCGACCCGGACAAGGATCGCGCGGTGGGGCTGGAGATCAACGCCAACCATATCCGTGCGGTCACGGAGGGGTTTGTTGTCGGAAAATGTTCGCCGCTGCATATCGGGCGGCGGACGCATGTGTGGCAGACGGATATCACGGAAGAGGGGACGGGCAAGCGGGTGGCGATTTCGCGGCTGACGGTGGCGATCATCGAGCAGGGGACGTTATCGGCGCAAAAAGAGAAAGTGATTGTGAAGTAA
- a CDS encoding flavin reductase family protein, whose translation MFYEPRKQNPKTDLGLKHNPFKALVQPRPIGWISTMSAEGRVNLAPYSYYNAVCEDPPMIMFSSSSRYKDTSRNILETGEFVVNVVTEALLHPMVETSRDVPHGVDEFELAGLTKRPSRLVKPPGVAESPIHLECTYFKSLELPSTDPESDYVIILGEVVGIHIDEAVIRDGLVDFTSVGRLGYKDYSITTGKQSVVLKKRDI comes from the coding sequence ATGTTCTACGAACCGCGCAAGCAAAACCCTAAGACCGATCTGGGGTTGAAGCATAATCCGTTCAAGGCCTTGGTGCAGCCGCGGCCGATCGGGTGGATTTCAACGATGAGCGCTGAGGGGAGGGTCAATCTCGCCCCGTACAGCTATTACAACGCGGTGTGCGAAGACCCGCCTATGATCATGTTTTCCAGCAGTTCGCGGTATAAGGACACCAGCCGGAACATTCTGGAGACCGGAGAGTTCGTGGTGAACGTAGTCACAGAGGCGCTGTTGCATCCGATGGTCGAGACGTCCCGCGATGTGCCGCATGGGGTGGACGAGTTTGAATTGGCCGGACTGACGAAAAGACCCAGCCGATTGGTCAAGCCGCCGGGGGTGGCGGAATCGCCGATCCATCTGGAATGTACTTATTTCAAATCACTTGAGCTGCCTTCGACCGATCCGGAGTCGGATTATGTTATTATTCTGGGAGAAGTGGTTGGAATCCATATTGATGAGGCCGTCATCCGTGACGGACTGGTTGATTTTACGTCGGTCGGGCGGTTGGGGTATAAGGATTATTCGATCACCACGGGCAAGCAATCTGTTGTTTTGAAAAAGCGCGATATCTGA
- a CDS encoding pentapeptide repeat-containing protein, whose amino-acid sequence MSPVISLSFCTIKNPSLISSSLFNLCGSNLCGSNLCGSNLCGSNLCGSNLCGSDLLHNHFLFLRR is encoded by the coding sequence ATCTCCCCCGTAATATCGTTAAGCTTCTGCACCATAAAAAACCCCTCTTTAATCTCCTCTTCCCTCTTTAACCTCTGTGGTTCAAACCTCTGTGGTTCAAACCTCTGTGGTTCAAACCTCTGTGGTTCAAACCTCTGTGGTTCAAACCTCTGTGGTTCAGACTTACTTCACAATCACTTTCTCTTTTTGCGCCGATAA
- the sppA gene encoding signal peptide peptidase SppA has protein sequence MTAKDPWSARKNLYSTPVPKEVEKPKRRWNVLSILWLAVKRTCTVIGAFVLITTALIAWTFSSLLSEVEYDKGLPEKFVLMLNLDGNMGDLARDVSFADPFAGPGVTLRDWLEALDRAKTDPRVKGIYGRMDAGGYGLAHIEEMRKAIKSFRESGKFAYVYSSSYGELGGLGNYYLALAFQEVWMQPMGVIAITGVSAELPFFRNIFDMVGVEPQFFQRKDYKSAYESLTHTQITEPNRRMMEYLIKDLTDTLQVDISADLGIRPESFKALVDKGLFTAPEALDAGLIDKADYADVLVKQMNKQVTGDPAVDADYIDLNAYINEERNKQATLADEIMLAAQTQEKKDDGKPSIALIYAVGMILPSQDGDAPDLFDDGVAAADQIAGALIEAARDETIKAVVLRVDSPGGSPVASESILRAVQMVQEQGKQVIVSMGPTAASGGYWISASANQIFVLPTTITGSIGVVGGKFSAKEFWAKIGVNWERIQWGRNAGMWSMNTPFSETESQRMNAMLDNVYNNFLQRVASGRKMTVDEVDRIAGGRVWTGKSAVKIGLADRIGGLEDALDYAALQIGAKTRKDVHVVIMPKPLTAIEKFMQLLQQEVFFRSHLKTQAEILETTKPYLAEMQILSDPQSFSVYSPVEIKP, from the coding sequence ATGACCGCAAAAGACCCCTGGTCGGCCCGCAAAAACCTTTACAGCACCCCCGTTCCCAAAGAGGTGGAGAAACCCAAAAGGCGGTGGAATGTCCTGTCGATCCTGTGGCTGGCCGTCAAGCGGACCTGCACGGTTATTGGGGCATTCGTTCTCATTACAACTGCGCTGATCGCGTGGACGTTTTCCTCGCTTCTTTCGGAGGTGGAGTACGATAAGGGGCTGCCGGAAAAATTCGTGCTGATGCTCAATCTGGACGGAAATATGGGCGATCTGGCGCGGGATGTCAGCTTTGCCGATCCGTTCGCCGGGCCGGGCGTGACCCTGCGTGATTGGCTGGAGGCACTGGATCGGGCCAAGACGGACCCCCGCGTGAAGGGGATTTATGGCCGTATGGACGCGGGCGGCTACGGGCTGGCGCATATCGAGGAGATGCGAAAGGCGATCAAGAGTTTCCGGGAGAGCGGGAAGTTCGCTTATGTTTATTCCTCTTCTTATGGGGAATTAGGGGGGCTTGGGAATTATTATCTGGCCCTTGCATTTCAGGAAGTGTGGATGCAGCCGATGGGCGTGATTGCGATTACAGGCGTCAGCGCGGAGTTGCCGTTTTTCCGCAATATTTTCGATATGGTCGGAGTCGAGCCGCAATTTTTCCAGCGTAAAGATTATAAATCTGCCTATGAAAGCCTGACGCATACGCAGATCACGGAGCCGAATCGGCGGATGATGGAGTATCTGATCAAGGATCTGACGGACACTTTGCAGGTTGATATCTCTGCCGATCTGGGCATCCGGCCGGAGAGTTTCAAGGCATTGGTGGATAAAGGTTTGTTTACTGCCCCCGAAGCGCTGGATGCCGGGTTGATCGACAAGGCGGATTACGCCGATGTGCTGGTCAAGCAGATGAACAAGCAGGTCACGGGCGATCCGGCGGTCGATGCGGATTACATCGACCTTAACGCCTATATCAATGAGGAGCGCAACAAGCAGGCGACGCTGGCGGATGAGATTATGCTCGCCGCGCAAACGCAGGAAAAGAAGGATGACGGCAAGCCTTCTATCGCTTTGATCTATGCGGTCGGGATGATTTTGCCGAGTCAGGACGGGGATGCGCCCGACCTGTTCGATGACGGGGTGGCCGCTGCCGATCAGATTGCGGGGGCGCTGATCGAGGCGGCGCGGGACGAGACGATTAAGGCGGTTGTGTTGCGGGTGGACAGTCCCGGCGGGTCGCCGGTGGCTTCCGAGAGTATTTTGCGCGCGGTGCAGATGGTGCAGGAGCAGGGTAAACAGGTCATTGTTTCCATGGGGCCGACGGCAGCGTCAGGAGGATATTGGATTTCGGCCTCTGCGAACCAGATTTTCGTGCTGCCCACTACGATCACCGGGTCGATCGGGGTTGTGGGCGGGAAGTTTTCCGCCAAGGAGTTCTGGGCGAAGATCGGAGTGAACTGGGAGCGCATCCAGTGGGGACGGAATGCGGGGATGTGGTCCATGAATACGCCGTTTTCAGAGACGGAATCGCAGCGCATGAATGCCATGCTGGATAACGTTTATAATAACTTTCTCCAGCGTGTGGCCTCTGGGCGTAAAATGACCGTTGACGAGGTGGACCGGATCGCCGGCGGACGCGTGTGGACCGGAAAAAGCGCGGTGAAGATCGGTCTGGCCGACCGGATTGGTGGGCTGGAGGATGCGCTTGACTATGCGGCGCTGCAGATCGGGGCAAAGACGCGCAAGGATGTTCATGTGGTGATCATGCCCAAGCCGCTGACGGCCATCGAGAAGTTCATGCAGCTTTTGCAGCAGGAGGTTTTTTTCCGCAGCCATTTAAAGACGCAAGCGGAGATCCTGGAGACGACCAAGCCTTATCTGGCCGAGATGCAAATCCTGAGCGATCCGCAGTCTTTTTCCGTTTATTCTCCGGTCGAGATCAAACCCTGA
- the aroC gene encoding chorismate synthase, giving the protein MSGNRFGTLFQYQSFGESHGPAIGCVVDGVPPRIPLAEADIQFWLDRRKPGQSRHTTQRQEPDTVEILSGVFEGQTTGTPIGLLIHNVDQKSKDYGDIKDKFRPGHADYTYFKKYGIRDYRGGGRSSARETAMRVAAGAIARKVLEAQIGAQVKVRGCVVQIGTEKISRDAWDWDEVERNPFWTPDAKAGKDWEAYLDSIRKKGSSAGALVEVHASGIPAGLGAPVYDKLDADLAKAMMSINAVKAVEIGAGFEAVALGGEENADEIRLDDTGNPLFLSNNAGGILGGISSGQDITVRVAFKPTSSILTPRKTIDLHGEETDIVTKGRHDPCVGIRGVPVAEAMMACVLADHWLRHKAQCL; this is encoded by the coding sequence ATGTCTGGTAACCGTTTTGGCACGTTGTTTCAGTATCAAAGTTTCGGGGAGAGCCATGGGCCGGCGATCGGCTGTGTCGTCGACGGGGTGCCGCCGCGCATTCCTCTGGCCGAGGCGGATATCCAGTTCTGGCTGGACCGGAGGAAGCCGGGGCAGTCGCGGCATACGACGCAGCGGCAGGAGCCGGACACGGTTGAAATTCTTTCCGGCGTGTTCGAGGGGCAGACAACGGGGACGCCGATCGGGCTTTTGATCCATAATGTCGATCAGAAGTCCAAGGATTACGGGGACATCAAGGACAAGTTCCGGCCCGGCCATGCGGATTACACCTATTTCAAGAAATACGGAATCCGCGATTACCGGGGCGGGGGGCGGTCTTCGGCCCGCGAGACGGCGATGCGCGTTGCGGCGGGGGCGATTGCCCGCAAGGTGCTTGAAGCGCAGATCGGCGCACAGGTGAAAGTGCGCGGCTGCGTTGTGCAGATCGGGACGGAGAAGATCAGCCGCGATGCGTGGGACTGGGACGAGGTGGAGCGCAACCCGTTCTGGACGCCGGATGCGAAGGCCGGGAAGGACTGGGAAGCTTATCTGGATTCCATCCGCAAGAAGGGTTCGAGCGCCGGGGCGCTGGTGGAGGTTCATGCGTCGGGGATTCCGGCGGGTCTGGGTGCACCCGTTTACGACAAGCTGGACGCCGACCTTGCGAAGGCGATGATGAGTATCAATGCGGTCAAGGCCGTGGAAATCGGCGCGGGGTTCGAGGCTGTCGCGCTGGGCGGGGAGGAGAATGCCGATGAAATCCGGCTGGATGACACTGGAAATCCCTTGTTTCTTTCTAACAATGCCGGCGGGATTCTCGGCGGGATTTCCTCCGGGCAGGATATTACGGTGCGGGTGGCGTTCAAGCCGACGAGTTCGATTTTGACTCCGCGCAAAACGATTGACCTGCACGGGGAAGAGACGGATATCGTGACCAAGGGGCGGCACGATCCGTGCGTGGGAATCCGCGGGGTTCCGGTGGCCGAGGCCATGATGGCCTGTGTCTTGGCTGACCACTGGTTGAGACATAAGGCGCAATGCCTGTAA